DNA sequence from the Lycium barbarum isolate Lr01 chromosome 5, ASM1917538v2, whole genome shotgun sequence genome:
ATCTGAAACCCCTCAATGCATATCTCCATCAAACCGACGCCATCCTTGTAGAAACCCTAAGGCAGGGATTTCTCACTGCAATTCACCTTAAATCCTAGCTAAATTTCACTTTGATAGTCACCTTTGTCGTAAATATGGATGATTCTGATGATGAAACTGGGTACCCTTCAAGACCCTACACTTCTTCTCTTCGACCAACTCGCCCAATTCGAAACCCTACTTCTTCTTCTTATCCAAGATATCCCTATAACAATCAATTTCAATATTACAACGATGATGATGAATccgatgaagatgaagaagaagaagaagaagaagaaaaccaAGAAGAATTTAGCAGTGGAGAAACAAATGGCtatgataataataatactacTTCTTTTCACAACAGAAAGAAGAGAAAGCTTGAAACTTTAGTCTCAAATTACGAATTTGCCCCTCGTCATGGTATGTGGAATGAAGAAGAGAGTTATGTGTTGTTAGAAGTGTGGGGTGAGAGGTATTTGGAGTTGGGTCGAAGGAGTTTACGTGCTGAAGATTGGAGTGAAGTTGCTGAGAAAGTAACTGAAATGATTGGTGCTGACAAGACTGAAATTGAATGTAGGAATCAATTAGATGTGTTGAAAAAGAAGTACAAGAAGGAGATAActaaaatggagaaaaatggagTTGGGGGGTTTTATAGTAAGTGGCCATTTTTCaagaaaatggatatgttgatgAATTTGAGGATGAAAGGGCATTGTGGATTGGGTTGTGGGCTCGATTCGGGTGAGTATGTGTTTATGGACCCACGAATGTATTTGGATAAGTCGAACGTGTTGGATGAGATGAGGGATAGTCCAGCAGGATCGGATGCTGAGGATAATGAAGAGGATGAGGAAAAGGAGGAGGGTTCGGGTGGTGATGACGAATCGGCTAAGTTGTTAGCGGATTCGATTCAAAGGTTTGGGCTGATATATGAGAAGATTGAGAATAGTAAGAGGAAACAGATGATGGAGTTGGAGAAAATGAGAAGGGATTTCCAGAGGGACTTGGAGTTGCAGAAAAAGCAGATTGTTGACAGGGCGCAGGCCGAAATTGCTAAAATAAGGGAGGacgatgaaaatgatgacgatcaAGATGAGGATGAGACTGACAACATTTCGCTTAGGGGCTGATGCGCAGGTACGTCGAAATAGAGATTATTCAGCTGGCCTACTTTAATATGGTTCCTTTTTATGTATGTAAATGCCATCAGATTATAGTAGTAGCATATtatggaaacagcctcttgcagaaatgggGATGCATAGCAGGAACTTAGTGCACCAGGCTGCCCTTTTTATATTATGAAAATTGTGGTGTCACTTTTGCACGAACCTTTGCAGAAAGTAATCAATTATGACACTGATCTGATCAGATTTTTTTtccttgatttgatttggaagtGGGGATGGTTTCTTTATAAGTCAAACTGTCAAAGTAATATTACTCTAATGCATGAAGCTAGCGTATACAACTAGAGAGTACATTTGACATGTAAACAAGTTCAACTAACTGTAAACCTAAAACGCAAAATCATACTCTAACTAGACATATAGTATAAAAAGGGGTACACCTCAAAAAACTACTTTCACTCATGTAAacttccccaattattccaataTGTTACATCCAATTGATACTGGAGAATCCTATTCTTCTAACAAATTCTGGTTGTGTTTAAGCGATGTACTCAGTCTTCCAACTCTCTTGCCTTTCCCCTATCTGTTCCTTCTTCCCTTTCTCTCCACGGCATGGCCTCTCCTAGATTTTGTTATATCTTATAGCCTAATTCTCCTCTATTTTGCTGAATATCTTTTATGCTTTACGTATCTTCGCTCTCTTCTTCTTATTATGGAAATTCACCTTTCTCCCATTACAGCTTATTGAACATATCAATCTCTTTAATTCCAATATATTCTTCTTTATGATGAGATTTTGTAGCAGTTGGGAGGGTTTTATCATCCTCCCCTTATAGTTCTTTTCTATTTTGACAATTAGGGTTAAGGCCTCGTCCTCATGCGCTTAAACTGAAATGCCTAAAAACTAAGGAAGTTGCCGAGTTCCCGTTTATCACATACCAAATTGTCATATGCTTGTCAAAATCCCCTCATATTTGCTTGCACTTTCTCCATATTTGAAGTGTGACTTCTTGGTCCTCTAGGTATGGTAGATTCCTATCACTGCCTTTGCGTAAGCAGGCTAACAGAATTTTTAGCAAAAATCCACAAGATGGACTTGTGGTAATCTGCTCATTCAGCCTCTGTCCTCGCTACCAAAAGAAGGTTAAAAATGTCCACTAACTCGGCAAAGTCAGAAATCTAAATCATTGACATCTTTTGTTATCATTCTACTCATATTATGCTGAACAGATTTGTATTTTCAGTCAGCTCACTTAATGTTGATAACAGAAAATGataatttttctcaaaaaaacTTATATTCCTGCCCTTTTGTTTTTTGGTCAGGTCCATGAGAAGAATGTAGAGAACTTCCTGCCCTGTGTCTTAGTACCCTGGTGTGAAACCTATATAGAAAATAACATGTGCCAGCAATGTGATTACACAAAGTTAATGATGTGGTAAAAGGTAGTGAGAGTAAATGTGTTACTTTAGTGCTAGAATCAATTGCAAGCATGCGAGCGAGCAAAACAGAATTGTACTTGGTCTAGAAGCTAGTAAAATATCCTTTTGCTTAATCAGTGAGGTTAAGTATGATTGTACTTCCCTAGGGTAGACCAGGGGATCATAATAGTCTTACCTAGGTATAGGCAAAGGGAAAATCTAGTAATCAATTGTGGGGGAAGTTTAGTGCTGGCCGTGGAAGATGAGGCTAGTTATTGAAGTGTTTTGGTAAGAATAATCCATTTAGTCATGTTTCATTGTCCtagaatttggatgaaaatagaTGAAACAAGTAACTGATCTCGCCTTAATGATTGggatgagattttttttttatttttgattggGATGAGATTATTACCGTTAAAGTTGGATGAAAAAGCACAAGTTTGATATAGATCCCAGTGCACACAATGCTTTGCTGGTGTCTGATGAAGACACTTGCTGTAATAAATAATTATTCTAGACATTTGCTCTTTTTTGCAGTGTTTAATGAGGGTTCATTTGTACATCATCCTTTTAGGGTGTGATTGTGGCTCTAGGATGATCCTGACGCTAGGATGGTCTTTTAGtgatcatttttttcatttttacagAAGGTCTCATGCTCTAACAAACTTTTTATACAAATGCATGtgtgtgtatacatgtatatgctgTGCAATTGCAAATCTCTAGGATACTCAGGGTATTGTGTTTGCAGGGGTGGATAATTCTAAACAGCTCAGGAGCTGTCTTGTACAGCTCTAAAAGAACAACACAATTAGGAAGCTTTTGATTTGAGCTAGTCTCGAACTCCCAATGTACCCAAAGCCCAGCCATAAACCAAATTCATCTTGATTTAAGCTCATTTTTTTAAATAAGGTTGAATTTCTTTATCAAACTTAAAAGTGCAACCCAGTGCGCCAAGAACCCGCTAGACGCGGGGTCCGGGAGGTCCAGGGAAAGGCGGACCACATTGGATCTATTATACGCAATGTTATCAAAAGTGCAAAAAGGCTCTAAGGTCCGTTGGGGCTTTAAGCAAAGCGCAAATTAAGTGTGGGTTTTAATGCAAAAAGgcgcaaatggagaaaaataCAGATATATgtgtttagtccaagactaataattataagcatgaataacaaatatatggatgaagaaattggaaaaaaatagCAATAAAGTGAAATATTAATTGTTGCCTCTTCGAGAAATGCttattggcaaggaaaagtatgtcttaaaGCCTTGATGATGACATTGAAGTGCACATTAAGCGAGGTGAAGTGCTCAACATGTTTttagcctcgcttcagggcttaagcgcacTTTAAGCTCCCTTTGACAACACGGATTATACGCAACTTTAGCTTGCATGTTTGCAAGAGGTTTCCATGGATTGAACATGTGATATGCTGGTCACATGATGGCTCTTACCGTTGTGCCAAGGCTATCCTGCTTTGATCAAGCTTAAGTtagactacaacaacaacaacatacatagtgaaatcccacaatgtgggggtctgaggagggtaagtGTACGCAGACCCTTACCTCTACCTCGGAatgtagagaggttgtttccgaaagacccttgcCTCAAGAAAAAGTTTGACAAAAATACGGACAAGTAGATCAAAGCAGTATTAAATGAAAATATCGAGAGcgaaaaagccatgataaagTAGCGTGGAAAAAAAgaagcagtagctaccacagataaatatgTAAAAGGCAGTAACTACAGTCaatatacaaatgaatacacTAATCGCAGTGCAAGAAATAACAGCATGTACCAAAAGTCGAAGGGCAAGAAACTATACAAGTAATACTGCGCCTACTACTATGGACCTACTAAGTAGGGCAACGCACGACTACCTACTACCCTTCTACCCTAACCATGTCCTCCatagcctcctatctaaggtcatgtcctcagtaagctggaccttcgccatgtcctgtctaatcacttttCCCCAGTACTTCTTCGGCATgcctctacctctcctgaaaccatTCATAGCCAACATCTCATACCtctgcactggggcatccgtgcaTCTCCTCTGCACATGatcaaaccatctcagcctcgtttCCCGCATCTTATCAtgcaccgaggccactcccattTTGTCCCCTatatcttcatttctaatcctatctctcTTAGTATGCCCGCACATTCATCGCAACATCCTCATTTCCGCAATTTTAAGCTTCTGAACTTTAAGTTAGACTATAAAAATCTATTAACTTGTTTGAAGGAAAATATGAGTGTATATAGAGTGAAAAAAGATGCATTTCCCTATTGGCTTTTTATTGTAAGAACTTGATATGTAATTGAGCTAGACAGCCTACTAGACTTCTTCAATTCCTCAAATGTACATTAAGGGATTTTAGTTTTTACTTTTTGTAATGCACACTCCAGCATTCACTTGATGGTGGATGcaattaggggtgtacaaagaaaaCTGACAAATCACACCAAACCGACAATCcgaatcaaaccgagaaaaaaacccgactagtggtttggtttgacttggtttggtattagaaaaaaaaaaaaaatcaaccataatcggtttggtttggttcaactaaaaaaagtcaaaccgaatcaaaccaacccgacattacatgtatacaaatttttaatatatttatacataaaagatttacttataatgtaatttataaatatttcttaagttttttcatagtttttgtcttttaacatattatttcacgcttggaattagaattttgaatgttccaataagttttataacttatagatgttagtaactcaaataaagtccaaaccaaaaccaaatcaatactaatgcgtATAACAAAAGTAATTCAATCCTAACACtaagaatgacaataatgttgaatATCTATTCTTTTAGTTTTGCATTGTTAATTTAGAcaataaaaatacataacttttttttttctctgtcatgtaattaatacttattagccgtacttattttagtatgacttagtatttttagatgatgatcattttcattatgccttattaattagcaatatttattttatgctatttcattatttttttgttaaatattttattaaaatgtcataactcattttcactttttttttttaattttattttcttaagaaacaccttaattatatagttgtatcttactaggactaaagaaatatttgacatAAAAGTTATATTTTGTATGAAGATTTTTCGGGAAAAAAAAACCGAGAAAAACGAAAAACTCAAAGtcgaaaaacccgacttttattggtttggtttggtttggtttatcgatttaaaaacccgacgtaattggtttggtttggtatttgaaaaacccaaaccaacccggtccatgtacacccctagatGCAATGAAATATGCACACACATAGACATATATTATATAGTCATATATTTATAGATATATATAGTCAGATATCAGTTATAAACTTGACTGCATGAGAGCAAAAGTTAAATTGCACTTTGCCTAGCATAGTGAATTGACCAGTTAATTAATGAGGTTGAGAGAGAATTTTTACTTTTCTAGGGAAGGTCATGGATCATTATAGCTCGACTTATTTGGGGGTAGTTCCATCCCTATCATTGAGTGCTCAAGCTGGGAGTTTGAGCTAGTTAGTGGAATTGGCTTGAATATTCCATCAAGACATGTTTCATTGTTGTGACTCTCCTAGGAAAATCAAACAAGTATAGTTTATCCCATCTCAAGATAGGGATAACTTTTTAAAATGGGGCAGAAAGGAGAAATTGGATGCTATAATCCTAATCTAGGAGCTTAGGCACAAAATGGGAGAAGTAGAAATGACTTCTCAGGTAAGGGGGaacaagaaaatgaaagaaagatgTCAAAATTCTACATGTTCTGATTTATATTGTGATAATCAGACTTGGCCTGATTATATACAGTGAAGACTTGGGTGCACACTGTGCTTTGTGGGTTTCTAAGTAAAGCGCTTGCTTGCATTGTTATTCTAGACATTTTGTCCTGTTAGCGGGTTTGTTGTGTATCAAGCTTTCAGGATGTAATTGGACTCTAGGTTTGTTCTTTCATTTTGTCATTTTTACAAGAGGGTCTAATTCTTAAGAATATAGTTCGGGGAGGTGAATGCATGCTGAATGA
Encoded proteins:
- the LOC132640827 gene encoding trihelix transcription factor ENAP1, producing the protein MDDSDDETGYPSRPYTSSLRPTRPIRNPTSSSYPRYPYNNQFQYYNDDDESDEDEEEEEEEENQEEFSSGETNGYDNNNTTSFHNRKKRKLETLVSNYEFAPRHGMWNEEESYVLLEVWGERYLELGRRSLRAEDWSEVAEKVTEMIGADKTEIECRNQLDVLKKKYKKEITKMEKNGVGGFYSKWPFFKKMDMLMNLRMKGHCGLGCGLDSGEYVFMDPRMYLDKSNVLDEMRDSPAGSDAEDNEEDEEKEEGSGGDDESAKLLADSIQRFGLIYEKIENSKRKQMMELEKMRRDFQRDLELQKKQIVDRAQAEIAKIREDDENDDDQDEDETDNISLRG